The Bradyrhizobium sp. WSM471 genome includes the window ATGCCGTTCTCGGAACGGCTGTGCCGCAACGGCGGCGTGGTCTGCGGCCAGGCGCTGATGGCGCTCGCCGACACCGCGATGGTGATCGCGAACCTCGCCGCCAACCGCGGCTATCGTCCGATGACGACGGTCGACCAGACCACGCATTTCATGCGCGCCGTCTCCTCGTCGGACGTGCTGGCCGACGCCCGCGTGGTGCGACTCGGGCGCACCATGAGCTTTGGCCGGGTCACGCTGCTCTCGGCCACCGACAACAAGCCGGTGGCGATGGTGTCGAGTGCGTTCGCGATGCTGCCGGGGTGAGCATCTTCGAAAGAAGAAAGCCGCGTGAGCGCAAAGCGCACCGCGGCTCTCAATGGCGTCATGTCGAGACGGGAAACGCGGTTGTGATCTCGCGTCGCGCCGTCACGCGGAGAAATTACTTGCCGAGCACTTCGTCAGCCGCGGTGACGATGCTGACGTTCGGATTTTTTCCGCAATAGCTGCCGAACTGCTTGGCGTTCTGGACGAACACGTCGGTGTCGATGATCGCGTTCTCTTCATCGCCCTTGTACCAGCCGTCCATCCAGGTCAGCACCATCTTGATGGTGTCGTCGCCGCTCTCCAGGAACTGCTTGCAGCTCATGGTCGCGAGATCGAGCTTGGTGGCGTGGGCGGGCATGGACGACAGCGAGAGCGCTGCGGCGAACAGAAGCGAGAACGTGGTCTTCATCAATATCTCCATCGGCGTGTAGCGCCACAAAGGAACGGCTTGGGGAAAAATGGGCGGAGTGACTTCCGCTTCGACGTCGTAAACGAAATCTGAAGCACTATGCAAGTAGCGCCAGTATTGAGTTTAGTTCAACGTAATTTCTATGCACTACATCACAAAGATCATTATGGATTAACGTGGATGATCGAGAAGCGTGCAGCGCAGCGTTACCGGGTTTTCAAGGGTGGAAAGATCACCTTTGAAAACAGCGGCATCACGTGCACGGTGCGAAACATGTCGGCGAACGGAGCCGCAATCGACCTCGACGCCACCGTCACATTGCCGCAATCGTTCACGCTCGCGATCGCGCGCGACAATTTCGTGCGCAAATGCCGCGCCGTCTGGCGTAGCGAGAAGCGCATCGGCCTCGCTTTCGTACAGTAGTGCACATGATGTGAATGATCGTTCGCATCACATCCACAACACGATGATGATTGCTTTGATGCGACGGCGACGGCTCGCGCAGACTCACATGGGCTTGCCGGTGTCGCGGTCGAGCACGACGACGAAACCTCGCCTGCCCAGCGGGCTCGCTATGGGCCAGCCGTTTGCCGCCCGATGCTTGGCTGCGGTGACGATGCGAGGAGCGTGATGAGAGCGGCCAAATAGCGCGGGCGGCTCGCCAACGCCCGCCTCACCTATTTCGGCTTCTTGGCAGGTTCAGGCGGACGCGCCCCGCTCCACGGATCGTACTTCTCCTTGGACTCGGGAATGCGCTCGAGTGCGGCCTTGTAGGCCTTCTCGTCGACCTTGGGTT containing:
- a CDS encoding PaaI family thioesterase, whose protein sequence is MPSQPEAEFGITEARRILGEVFAPWVQDLNLSVERIEHLPPPDVPDWQPAALLRMPFSERLCRNGGVVCGQALMALADTAMVIANLAANRGYRPMTTVDQTTHFMRAVSSSDVLADARVVRLGRTMSFGRVTLLSATDNKPVAMVSSAFAMLPG
- a CDS encoding PilZ domain-containing protein, whose protein sequence is MIEKRAAQRYRVFKGGKITFENSGITCTVRNMSANGAAIDLDATVTLPQSFTLAIARDNFVRKCRAVWRSEKRIGLAFVQ
- a CDS encoding HdeA/HdeB family chaperone, which produces MKTTFSLLFAAALSLSSMPAHATKLDLATMSCKQFLESGDDTIKMVLTWMDGWYKGDEENAIIDTDVFVQNAKQFGSYCGKNPNVSIVTAADEVLGK